The window ATTCTAAATCTGAAACTGCGCAAAATTTCAAGATAAGAAATTTAGTGAGTAAAaacgtttgtttttttaaaactttgatcattATACATCAATTCagtttaagaaaatattgtttttttatttttatgaaaaggaCTTTTTATCCTGcaagataaaaaggaaaaggacttattcatattttataacaatttaaattgttgaattattcatatttatttttataatatatctcCATGCGATGCACGAGCTGAAAAGATCGTATGAGAcggatttataataatttttttttataatcatattattattattagtatattggAGTATACTCCAATTAGGAATTAAATGTACTAGAATCTTGTGATTCTTAATCAGTAATCtaagtttaaatttgattaatttttagatATGAAATAAGCTGAATTAAAACATTCTTAACCGTAATAATGATTTTAGATAGAGACGTGTTCTACGGGGCTATGAAGCCAAATGACCAATATTAAATTAATGGAAGGGGCTTAAGCCCAAAACCTCCAAAGACCCAAACGTGTTCCGAAAAGGCTGAGATGTCAAGCAGAGGAGGTGGATTTACTGCATTTGCCTCTCAACTtccatttgatcttttttccAGAGGCTGTTACTTTGcctgatgttaacattgatgATATTCATAATGATACAAAAAAGTTGCTTGCTTGGAATAATAACCTTCTAAATTATTGGGAAGCCTTTCCTTATTTTCTTGAGGCCAAAACCTCTAAGAAGAGGCAAAGTATGCACATTGCTAAATTCTCAGACAGGAAGAAGAACGATTTTACTCGTGACTCTCTCGAACAAGTTTTAATGTTCAAAGATTTTCCTCAGGAGTTAGTTCAAGGtattatgtttcatttttttttttttaaaaattatgggtTTGAGGTTCCCGTTAACACATGATTTAAACCTAATTTGGTGTTTTCAGGTGAATCTAAGCGTGCGTCGAGAAGAAAAAAGTTTCAATGGAACCCAGAGTCAGGTTTAATCATTTCATAAGAACTTTCTCCTTTTATGTGGTATTAGCATTGGTTAAATTTCTATTGTGAGTACATTTTGAGATTAGCACAGAATAAGCTTAGTGCGTGTTTGGATGAGTCttgacaaaattgattttgcaaaattgattttgaaatgacctgattttgttttgatattttcattatagAATTAAGTTAgaagtaaaatttattataaattttctaatcCAACTCAAAAGTTACTTCAACTCAGAATAAATTCTGGACCCAGAATCAGTTCTGTAACGCCAAACCAAACACATACttgaaagaaatttatgaaattctcaTTACTTAAGTATTGCATATATGCTGTTTTACTGAGCAGTATATATGTACGTATGGATGCAACACTCTATTCTAGATTGTAATATTATTGTATAAATGCTTGATAGCACATGGAGTGGCACTTTAGGTTCTTTGTGGCACATGGAATGGAAATTgaaactataatttttaatttcaggcttagtatatattttaaaattagtgttttaattcttaataaCATTTTCAAGGAATTGAGCTATAACTAGCTGAAGATATTCTCAATTCTTAATCTGGATCCTAAGATTTGTAATTGAAAGAAGCCAAAATTAATAAGAGGCAGTCTTTAACCCACACATATAATAAGGTGTAATAAGTTACTAGAACCTCAGATTGATACTTCAACAACCTCCTCTGCTGCTTTCACCATCACCACTATTTATTACCACCATAATTGCGAACACTGCCACAACCTTTGCCACTACACCAATGCCATCATTGTTGTCATCACCAGTGCTAATCCCATTAGTATTGCCTCCACCACTGTTGTCGACAATTTTGTTATCACTACTACACCCAGTGTCCTTGCATTGTTACTACCACCATCACCACAACTACCATTGCTGCAACTCTCCATTAGCAAACTTCAAGGAATGTTGAGCACTAGATAATTAGTTTTGGGAGTAAGATTGCATTTGGTCCAAATGAATATTGTATTTCTTTTCAGATTCTACTGTTGGGCAACCTTCACTTCTCCAATGAAATTCTATGTTGATGATTCTTTCACATGCAGGGCAAAGAggaaaatgatgaaaatgaaaagaaagatggaGAAGATGGAGATGAGGATGAAAATGCACAAGAGGAGGATGAAGAAGATATTAATGATGATGATTATAATCAGGTTCCACTATAACCTCTACTTTAATGTGTTAATTTTGCCTTTCTAGGACTCAAGATGGTTCTCTCTCATCTCTATGATGtataataatacattttatCCTCAAAAACTTACCcagcaaaattttcaaattgaagTTAAAGAAGGTAAAAACTAAACCTTCCAGCATTTGTCTATGAAAAGCTTGCATTTATATGGTTTACTGTGTCTAAATTAAAACCATTTTGTTGAAATATGTCAAGAGTTGAGCATgacctttaaaattttaatttttaaaatagatattCAGAAAAcacctttaatttttaagttgatAGTGGAGGCAAGCTTCTTAGCTGTAGCAGTATATCATCTTGATCTTCCCCTCTTCTTCATAGGAGAAATTAAGTCTCTCATTAACATAAATAACCTTGGCAAATTGGGCTTTATGATTGTGCAAGATCCTGCAGATCCAACTGATGATTCATTAGCTATCCACAATTGCTTTGCCCCTTCTGAccccaaacaaaatataaaaccgaaaaagataaaagagtaggtttggaaaagaaaacagaaacatCAAGGATTTAGTCTATCTTTTGCTTTGTTAGgtttctttgaaattttaagTGGATTCCATGTCAAACATGGCATCTGTTCTAAATTTACACATGATATGCTCTTCCCCCAGTTGAAAAGTATACAacagaaaattataaaacttggaaagtaaaagagaattAGATGATGAGAATTGTGATGTTTGGTCTAACTTGTTCTTGCTCTGAGATTTGTTaggtttcttttaaattatagaaataaattCTATATTGAACGTGGCATTTGCTTAAATGTTGCACACACATATTGCACTTTCTTCCTTTGACAACAGGTGGTGGTATTAACCTTTTTCAGCATTCAATGAAATTGTTAGTAAATGGATTTTTTGAAGTTgcttaattagttaatttgacATGGTGGAGGTGGCACAAGGGAATGCCCTGTCAATTCATGAAAAAATTTAGCAGTCAGTGTCTGATGTTAGTAGTTTGAAGAGTTATTTAACTGTTTTCCCTCTTGTTACggttgtatgttttgttttatgttatgaAGCATACTGTTGCTAAGCTTTGTTTTTTCGCTTCCCTGTTTAAAGAAAAGCTAAAAATTTAAGTGCCTAACTAACTCAAATAAAATCTTGCAGAATATAGATTTTGATGacgatgaagatgaagatgattaTAATGATGTAGATGACGGGGATGGTATTGTCACTTTACTTTTTCAATGCTCCTCTCATTTTACATTCACTTCAATCATCTTAATCCAAATTCAACAACTGTGACATGTTTGTTCAACTTATCAATTCTTCTGCTCAACTACTATTTTTCCTTTATCGCAGATGAGCCTACCTATCAGATTATCTGTATGGAGAATGTTCTTCTGCTCATCCCGTGACAGCTATACAAGCATGGACTATTGCTCCTTTAATTTTAGAGGCTGGGAGTTCAAATTGTTCGTTAGCCTTAGTTGCCTTTTACTTTGCCACtattattaacttattcaaTTTCAAACCAGTGTTTTCCTTGTAAATGTTTAGTTTAAAGAAGTATACCGCTTGACGAGAAAGAAATTATGTTTATAGAAAACTTAGaagaaatatctttttttagtaATGTGTTATTTTTCAATCCATTAGACAAATAGGAAAGGGAATAACCAATTGGAACATGTAATTTTAATCCTGTCATAGTAGTTTGCTGTGACCAAAAATTAACGTCACATTTCGCATATTATGGAGTCAACCCATTTTCAGAATCACATAGCTATTACGTCCAAAGTTTAACTATCAACACATGCTACCACAATTTTAAGTATACAATCAATATCAACCGTTTTTCAAAATGGCATACCATTACCTCTCCAACTCTTGGCCCCATTACACGCAAACTACACAAACTAAAGCTACCTAAATTTAAAgaggaaaaagagaagaattAGAGCAAATTGGAAGACTATACACACAAGATACAGTTCAATACGGCAGAAGTTTCTTAATTCCGACTTTCTGCTCTGA of the Glycine max cultivar Williams 82 chromosome 13, Glycine_max_v4.0, whole genome shotgun sequence genome contains:
- the LOC100778003 gene encoding trigger factor-like codes for the protein MQGKEENDENEKKDGEDGDEDENAQEEDEEDINDDDYNQNIDFDDDEDEDDYNDVDDGDDEPTYQIICMENVLLLIP